One Bacteroidales bacterium DNA window includes the following coding sequences:
- a CDS encoding amidophosphoribosyltransferase, translating into MGGLFGTIKKSDCVSDLFYGTDYNSHLGTKRAGMVTVSEGNFMRSIHNIENSYFRTKFEGDLPEFSGNAGLGVISDTDAQPIIISSKLGKFAIVTVAKINNLKELEQELLAQGHHFCEHSNNITNQTELLAMLIAEGKDFVSGIEYLFSKIKGSCSMLILTEDSIIAARDKYGRTPLYIGRGAEGKGFAVSSETCSFSNLGYEVERWLGPGEIMRVTAEGYTQIRKPNDKMQVCSFLWVYFGYPSCEYEGKNVEEMRYDCGEAMGKSDDVEVDFVSGIPDSGIGMSLGYAMGKGVPYKRAIVKYTPTWPRSFTPPTQERRELVAKMKLIPNKALLKDKRVVFCDDSIVRGTQLRDNIKDLYRYGAKEVHIRIACPPMIYPCKFLGFSATKTELELICRRIIQDLEGDHNKNLDVYAKTGSPQYCEMVDRIREQLGITSLKFNPIETLVKSIGLPKEQICTHCFDGSSYE; encoded by the coding sequence ATGGGAGGATTATTTGGAACCATAAAGAAAAGTGATTGTGTATCGGATCTCTTTTACGGAACCGATTACAATTCGCACTTGGGAACAAAGCGTGCAGGAATGGTAACAGTATCGGAAGGCAACTTTATGCGTTCGATACACAATATAGAGAACTCATATTTCCGTACTAAATTTGAAGGTGATTTGCCCGAGTTTAGTGGAAATGCAGGTCTTGGAGTTATTAGCGACACCGATGCACAACCCATAATCATAAGTTCAAAACTTGGTAAGTTTGCCATAGTGACTGTGGCAAAAATCAACAACCTTAAGGAGTTGGAGCAAGAACTGTTAGCACAAGGACACCACTTTTGCGAACATAGTAACAATATAACCAATCAAACAGAGTTGCTGGCGATGCTTATAGCAGAAGGCAAAGACTTTGTTAGCGGAATAGAGTATCTCTTCTCAAAGATAAAAGGGTCGTGTTCTATGCTAATATTGACAGAAGACTCAATAATAGCAGCACGTGACAAATACGGAAGAACCCCCTTATATATAGGAAGAGGGGCAGAGGGTAAAGGATTTGCGGTATCATCAGAAACATGCTCTTTCTCCAATCTTGGTTACGAGGTGGAACGATGGTTAGGACCGGGAGAGATAATGCGAGTAACAGCCGAAGGTTATACTCAAATACGCAAACCAAACGACAAGATGCAAGTATGCTCATTCTTATGGGTATATTTTGGTTATCCCTCATGCGAGTATGAAGGAAAGAACGTTGAAGAGATGCGCTATGATTGTGGAGAGGCAATGGGAAAATCTGATGATGTAGAGGTAGATTTCGTATCAGGAATACCCGACTCAGGAATAGGAATGTCGCTTGGATATGCAATGGGTAAAGGAGTGCCATACAAAAGGGCAATAGTAAAATACACTCCTACATGGCCAAGAAGTTTTACACCACCCACACAGGAGCGTCGTGAGTTGGTGGCAAAAATGAAACTAATACCCAATAAAGCACTACTAAAAGATAAACGAGTAGTATTTTGTGATGACTCAATAGTTAGAGGAACGCAGTTGCGTGACAACATAAAAGATTTATATCGTTATGGAGCAAAAGAGGTGCATATCCGAATAGCGTGTCCACCAATGATATATCCATGTAAGTTCTTAGGATTCTCGGCAACAAAGACAGAATTAGAGTTGATATGTCGCAGAATAATACAGGATTTAGAGGGAGATCATAACAAAAACCTTGATGTATATGCTAAAACTGGATCACCACAATATTGTGAAATGGTTGACAGAATACGCGAGCAATTGGGAATAACATCATTAAAATTCAATCCAATTGAAACACTTGTAAAATCAATAGGATTACCCAAAGAGCAAATTTGTACACACTGTTTCGATGGGTCAAGTTACGAATAA
- the lpxK gene encoding tetraacyldisaccharide 4'-kinase — protein MSKRVALYPLLPLYKFGVWLRNKLFDWKVLKSESFDIPVISIGNIAVGGTGKTPHSEYLIGMLKDRYNIALLSRGYKRKSKGFILADENSTVALIGDEPFQIKQKFKDITVAVDADRRNGIRKILELKPQTNLIILDDAFQHRYVTPKVSILLSDYNNMFYNDSLLPVGNLREPASARFRANIVIITKCPENIIPIDKRIMIKRVNLFPYQKLFFSSFSYNNPIAVFKENEIKELDINCIGKDCNILAVSGIANPSQFDDFLRSTGATVKDIHFSDHHNFSNKDINNIIEKFYSIAKNNREKSYIITTEKDAARILNLNIPQEIKMHIYALPLVVKINNNEDSLLEECLIKNIKQ, from the coding sequence ATGAGTAAAAGGGTTGCTTTATATCCTCTATTACCTCTTTATAAGTTTGGGGTCTGGTTGAGAAATAAACTTTTCGATTGGAAAGTTCTTAAATCGGAGAGTTTTGATATTCCTGTTATATCTATTGGAAACATTGCTGTGGGTGGTACTGGAAAGACTCCTCATTCGGAATATCTCATCGGCATGCTTAAGGATAGATATAATATTGCTCTTTTAAGCAGAGGATATAAGCGCAAATCAAAAGGTTTTATTCTTGCTGATGAAAACTCTACCGTTGCCTTGATTGGAGATGAACCTTTCCAAATTAAACAGAAGTTTAAGGATATTACTGTTGCTGTTGATGCTGACAGACGTAATGGTATTAGAAAAATCTTGGAATTAAAACCCCAAACTAATCTTATTATTTTGGATGATGCTTTTCAGCATAGATATGTTACTCCTAAAGTTTCGATATTGTTAAGTGACTATAACAATATGTTCTACAACGACTCTTTATTACCTGTTGGCAATCTAAGAGAGCCTGCGTCTGCTCGCTTCAGAGCAAATATTGTTATTATTACTAAATGCCCTGAAAACATCATTCCTATTGATAAAAGAATAATGATTAAAAGGGTAAATCTTTTCCCTTATCAAAAGTTATTCTTCTCCTCTTTTTCATATAACAATCCTATTGCGGTTTTTAAAGAGAACGAGATTAAAGAACTTGATATTAATTGTATTGGCAAAGATTGTAATATTTTAGCGGTATCGGGGATTGCTAACCCTTCGCAGTTTGATGACTTTTTGAGGTCAACCGGTGCTACTGTGAAAGATATCCATTTTAGTGATCATCACAATTTCTCAAATAAAGATATTAATAATATTATTGAAAAGTTCTATTCTATTGCTAAAAATAATAGAGAGAAATCTTATATAATTACAACAGAAAAGGATGCTGCAAGGATTCTAAATTTAAATATTCCTCAAGAGATAAAGATGCATATATATGCTCTTCCGTTAGTTGTTAAAATTAACAACAATGAAGACTCCCTTCTTGAGGAGTGCTTGATTAAGAACATAAAGCAATAG
- a CDS encoding purine-nucleoside phosphorylase, producing the protein MNEYLDCIKECAKFIKDRFINIPKTAVILGTGLGKLADDINDQQIINYCDIPNFPVSTVEGHSGRLILGKLGNNPILAMQGRFHFYEGYDMRKVTFPIRVMHELGIKRLFVSNAAGGMNPNFEIGDLMVIKDHINLFPEHPLRGRNIEEHGVRFPDMSDAYSPILREKAFEIADEEGIKLQCGVYVGTQGPTFETPAEYKYFRVIGGDAIGMSTVPEVIVARHCGIEVFAMSVITDLGVEGVVEKCSHEEVQRAAEEAQPKMTRIMRRLLTLEE; encoded by the coding sequence ATGAACGAATATTTAGATTGTATTAAGGAGTGTGCTAAGTTTATCAAAGATAGGTTTATTAATATTCCTAAAACTGCGGTTATATTGGGTACTGGTCTTGGCAAACTTGCCGATGATATTAATGACCAACAAATTATTAATTATTGCGACATTCCCAATTTCCCCGTTTCAACTGTTGAAGGTCATTCGGGCAGACTGATATTGGGCAAATTGGGCAACAATCCAATTTTGGCTATGCAGGGAAGATTTCATTTTTATGAGGGATACGATATGCGTAAGGTTACTTTCCCCATAAGAGTGATGCATGAGTTAGGAATTAAACGTCTGTTTGTATCGAATGCAGCAGGTGGTATGAATCCTAATTTTGAGATTGGGGATTTAATGGTTATTAAGGACCATATCAATTTGTTTCCAGAACACCCTTTGAGGGGAAGAAATATTGAGGAGCATGGGGTAAGATTTCCCGATATGAGCGATGCCTACTCTCCTATATTAAGAGAAAAGGCTTTTGAAATTGCGGATGAAGAGGGAATAAAACTTCAGTGCGGAGTGTATGTTGGTACGCAGGGACCTACTTTTGAAACTCCTGCCGAGTATAAATATTTCAGGGTTATTGGTGGCGATGCTATTGGAATGAGCACCGTGCCCGAAGTTATTGTTGCTCGACACTGCGGTATTGAAGTTTTTGCAATGTCGGTTATTACTGATTTAGGGGTTGAGGGTGTTGTGGAGAAATGTTCGCACGAAGAGGTGCAACGTGCCGCCGAAGAGGCTCAGCCTAAAATGACAAGAATTATGAGACGTTTACTCACCTTGGAGGAGTAA
- the purL gene encoding phosphoribosylformylglycinamidine synthase encodes MVSFFKTLTNSVIAVSCDHKLSQEEIEKLCWLFGSAKEIKQDVISGKFVGPRKEMITPWSTNAVEITQNMGISGIARIEEYFKVSGKNVKYDAMLQRLYDGLSEEIFNINKTPDAIVYIDDIVEYNKKEGLALSEDEIQYLNDLSARIGRKLTDSEVFGFSQVNSEHCRHKIFNGIFVIDGEEKESSLFKMIKKTSETNPNKLVSAYKDNVAFNEGPRVEQFAPATQDKPDYFQVKDIDTVISLKAETHNFPTTVEPFNGAATGTGGEIRDRLGGGKASLPIAGTAVYMTSYPRSEKGRAWEGVMPEREWLYQTPEQILIKASNGASDFGNKFGQPMICGSLLTFEHEGNDKKYAYDKVIMLAGGVGFGTRRDAIKGTPTPGEKVVVMGGDNYRIGMGGGAVSSVETGEYDNAIELNAVQRANPEMQKRVSNVIRALAEDEINPIVSIHDHGAGGHLNALSELVEATGGKIEMDKLPIGDTTLSAKEIVGNESQERMGMVIPEKDIPYVERIAERERAPMYVVGETTGDDRFVFEQKDGVCPIDLAMDDMFGKAPKTIMTDSTVESKFEDVTYTTSKIHKYIEDVLQLEAVACKDWLTNKVDRSVTGKVARQQCQGEIQLPLSDCGVVALDYRGNAGIATSIGHAPQAALVSPEAGSVLSIAEALTNVVFAPLAEGIKSVSLSANWMWPCKNEGEDARLYKAVEACSQFAIDLGINIPTGKDSLSMTQKYGEDKVYSPGTVIISAGAEVSDIKKVVSPVVKNKRNMPLYHIDFSFDSYKLGGSAFAQSLGKVGGEVPTVQDAEYFKSAFAAVQEMIKSGVVAAGHDISAGGLLTTLLEMTFANSEGGLEINLDKIKEKDLVKLLFSENPGVVLQVTNAREAEAIMKQYGVQFVKIGRPSKERHIIVAKDGAEYQFGIDYLRDVWYTSSYLLDRKQSGVECAKARFNNYKKQPIKWRMPKAFEGTMASYGIAAGARPSTGVKAAIIREKGVNGDREMAYSLYLAGFDVKDVHMTDLMSGRETLEDINMIVYVGGFSNSDVLGSAKGWAGGFLWNEKAKQALQKFYARKDTLSLGICNGCQLMVELGLLTPDDDKKPTMQHNDSHKFESEFIGLTIPQNNSVMFGSLSGSKLGVWVAHGEGKFSLPYSPKHYNVIAKYSYNEYPANPNGSPAAIAGIASPDGRHLAMMPHLERAIFPWQCAYYNPQRANDEVTPWIEAFVNARKWVEQNKEK; translated from the coding sequence ATGGTATCATTTTTTAAAACCCTAACAAACAGCGTTATAGCGGTATCTTGTGATCATAAATTATCACAGGAAGAGATCGAAAAACTATGTTGGCTCTTTGGCTCAGCAAAAGAGATTAAACAAGATGTAATTTCAGGCAAGTTCGTAGGACCACGCAAGGAGATGATAACTCCATGGAGTACAAACGCCGTAGAGATAACCCAGAATATGGGAATTTCAGGTATAGCTCGCATAGAGGAGTACTTTAAAGTGAGTGGCAAAAACGTCAAATATGACGCAATGTTGCAACGACTTTACGATGGCTTAAGCGAAGAGATATTCAATATAAATAAAACTCCCGACGCAATAGTCTATATTGATGATATAGTAGAGTATAACAAAAAAGAGGGATTGGCATTAAGTGAAGATGAAATACAATATCTAAACGATTTGTCTGCAAGAATAGGTCGCAAATTAACCGATAGCGAGGTATTCGGATTCTCTCAAGTAAACTCAGAGCACTGCCGTCACAAAATATTCAACGGAATATTCGTAATAGACGGAGAAGAGAAAGAGAGTTCATTGTTTAAGATGATTAAGAAAACATCTGAAACAAACCCAAATAAACTGGTATCTGCCTACAAAGACAACGTAGCCTTTAACGAAGGACCACGAGTAGAACAATTTGCACCTGCAACACAAGATAAACCAGACTATTTCCAAGTTAAAGATATTGATACTGTCATATCGTTGAAAGCAGAAACTCACAACTTCCCCACAACAGTTGAACCATTCAATGGAGCAGCAACAGGAACGGGAGGAGAGATTCGCGACCGTTTAGGTGGAGGAAAAGCAAGTTTGCCAATAGCAGGAACAGCAGTATATATGACCTCATATCCACGCTCTGAGAAAGGACGTGCATGGGAAGGAGTAATGCCTGAACGTGAGTGGTTGTATCAAACACCAGAACAAATATTGATAAAAGCATCAAACGGAGCATCTGACTTTGGAAACAAATTCGGACAACCAATGATTTGCGGATCACTGTTAACATTTGAACACGAAGGTAATGATAAGAAATATGCCTACGACAAAGTGATAATGCTGGCAGGAGGTGTTGGCTTTGGAACACGTCGCGATGCAATAAAAGGAACTCCCACACCGGGCGAAAAAGTTGTAGTGATGGGAGGAGATAACTACCGCATTGGAATGGGTGGTGGTGCCGTATCTTCAGTAGAGACAGGAGAGTACGATAACGCCATAGAGTTGAATGCTGTTCAACGTGCAAACCCCGAAATGCAAAAGAGGGTATCTAACGTAATTAGAGCATTAGCGGAGGATGAGATAAATCCAATAGTATCAATCCACGACCATGGAGCAGGAGGACATCTTAACGCATTGTCTGAGTTGGTAGAGGCAACAGGAGGAAAAATTGAAATGGATAAACTTCCTATTGGCGACACAACTCTATCAGCAAAAGAGATTGTAGGAAACGAAAGTCAAGAGCGTATGGGTATGGTAATCCCCGAAAAAGATATACCATACGTTGAAAGAATAGCAGAACGTGAACGTGCTCCAATGTATGTAGTAGGAGAGACAACAGGCGATGATCGTTTTGTATTTGAGCAAAAAGATGGAGTATGTCCAATAGACCTTGCAATGGATGATATGTTTGGTAAGGCTCCTAAGACAATAATGACCGACTCAACTGTTGAAAGCAAATTTGAAGATGTAACATACACAACTTCAAAAATCCACAAATATATTGAGGATGTACTACAATTAGAGGCAGTAGCATGTAAAGATTGGTTAACAAATAAGGTTGACCGTTCGGTAACAGGAAAAGTAGCACGTCAACAATGTCAAGGAGAGATACAATTACCATTGAGTGACTGTGGAGTTGTAGCACTTGATTACAGAGGTAATGCAGGAATTGCAACATCAATCGGACACGCACCACAAGCAGCACTCGTTTCGCCCGAAGCAGGCTCGGTATTATCAATAGCCGAAGCATTAACAAACGTAGTATTTGCACCATTAGCAGAGGGAATAAAGAGCGTATCGTTAAGTGCAAACTGGATGTGGCCATGTAAGAACGAGGGTGAAGATGCTCGTCTATATAAAGCGGTTGAAGCATGTAGCCAATTTGCAATAGATTTAGGGATCAACATTCCAACAGGAAAAGACAGCTTGTCAATGACACAAAAATATGGCGAAGATAAAGTCTATTCACCAGGAACAGTAATTATCTCGGCAGGAGCAGAGGTGTCAGATATAAAGAAAGTGGTATCGCCGGTTGTTAAGAACAAACGCAATATGCCACTATATCATATCGACTTCTCATTTGATTCATACAAATTGGGCGGATCAGCATTTGCTCAATCATTAGGAAAAGTAGGAGGCGAAGTGCCAACTGTGCAAGATGCAGAGTACTTCAAGAGTGCATTTGCCGCAGTGCAAGAGATGATAAAGAGTGGAGTAGTTGCAGCAGGTCACGACATCTCAGCAGGAGGACTATTGACCACTCTCCTTGAGATGACTTTTGCAAATAGTGAAGGTGGACTTGAGATAAATCTTGACAAAATAAAAGAGAAAGATTTAGTAAAACTACTATTCAGTGAAAATCCAGGAGTTGTGCTACAAGTAACCAATGCACGTGAGGCAGAGGCAATAATGAAACAATATGGAGTACAATTCGTTAAAATTGGACGTCCAAGCAAAGAGCGTCATATAATAGTGGCAAAAGATGGAGCTGAGTACCAATTTGGAATCGATTACTTACGCGATGTATGGTACACTTCATCATATCTATTAGACCGCAAGCAAAGTGGAGTTGAGTGTGCAAAAGCACGTTTCAATAACTATAAAAAACAACCCATTAAGTGGAGAATGCCAAAAGCCTTTGAAGGAACAATGGCAAGTTATGGAATAGCTGCAGGAGCAAGACCATCAACAGGAGTTAAAGCAGCAATCATCCGTGAAAAAGGAGTAAACGGAGACCGCGAGATGGCATACTCACTATACTTGGCAGGATTCGATGTTAAAGATGTTCATATGACAGACCTTATGTCAGGACGTGAAACACTCGAAGATATCAATATGATCGTATATGTGGGAGGATTCTCAAACTCTGACGTATTAGGCTCAGCAAAAGGATGGGCAGGAGGTTTCTTGTGGAACGAGAAAGCAAAACAAGCATTGCAAAAATTCTATGCACGTAAAGATACTCTCTCACTTGGAATCTGTAATGGATGTCAATTAATGGTTGAGTTAGGATTGTTAACTCCCGATGATGATAAGAAACCAACAATGCAACACAACGATTCACACAAATTTGAATCAGAGTTCATTGGTTTAACAATACCACAAAACAACTCGGTAATGTTTGGCTCATTATCAGGAAGTAAGTTAGGAGTTTGGGTAGCACATGGTGAAGGAAAATTCTCACTACCATACTCGCCTAAACACTATAATGTTATAGCAAAATATAGCTATAACGAATATCCGGCAAACCCCAATGGATCACCCGCTGCAATAGCAGGTATTGCATCACCTGACGGACGTCATTTGGCAATGATGCCCCACTTGGAACGTGCAATATTTCCATGGCAATGTGCATATTATAACCCACAAAGAGCAAATGATGAGGTAACTCCATGGATTGAGGCATTTGTAAATGCTCGTAAGTGGGTAGAACAAAACAAAGAAAAATAA
- the thiL gene encoding thiamine-phosphate kinase: MSKDVVRTEISTLGEFGLINHLTKEIKLNNPESVLGVGDDAAIINNGNLQTLVTTDLLLEGIHFDLTYVPLKHLGYKAAVANFSDIYAMNGTPKQITVSLGISKRFAVEDIDALYDGIKLACEIYGVDLVGGDTSASMTGLTISITCIGVAEESKIAKRNGAKENDLICVSGDLGAAYMGLQLLEREKSVLNDVEGATPKFEGREYILERQLKPEARKDIVRILGEKGIVPSSMIDVSDGLSSELMHICTQSKTGCRIYEERIPIDYQTAVTAEEMNLNVVTAAMNGGEDYELLFTVSLDKHEEISQIEGVSVIGHITAESLGCAMITRDGTEITLKAQGWEHV, translated from the coding sequence ATGAGTAAAGATGTTGTTCGCACTGAGATTTCAACTCTCGGTGAGTTTGGTTTGATTAATCATTTGACTAAAGAGATAAAATTAAATAACCCCGAGAGTGTTTTGGGTGTTGGTGATGATGCCGCTATTATTAATAATGGCAATTTGCAAACTCTTGTTACTACCGACTTGCTTTTAGAGGGTATTCACTTTGATTTGACATACGTTCCACTTAAACACTTAGGATATAAAGCGGCAGTGGCTAACTTCTCTGATATATATGCAATGAACGGTACTCCTAAGCAGATTACTGTTTCGTTGGGTATTTCAAAGCGTTTTGCTGTTGAGGATATTGATGCTCTTTATGACGGAATAAAACTTGCGTGTGAGATATATGGTGTTGACCTTGTTGGTGGCGATACTTCAGCTTCGATGACAGGTTTAACTATTAGTATAACTTGTATTGGTGTTGCAGAAGAGAGTAAAATTGCAAAACGCAACGGGGCTAAAGAGAATGACCTTATTTGTGTTAGCGGAGACCTTGGTGCTGCCTATATGGGTCTACAACTTTTGGAGCGTGAAAAGAGTGTTCTGAACGATGTTGAGGGCGCTACTCCTAAATTTGAGGGCAGAGAGTATATTTTGGAACGTCAACTTAAACCTGAGGCACGTAAGGATATTGTTAGAATTTTAGGAGAGAAAGGTATTGTTCCCTCCTCTATGATTGATGTTTCAGATGGTCTATCTTCAGAGTTGATGCACATTTGCACTCAAAGCAAAACTGGTTGCAGGATTTATGAAGAGAGAATTCCTATTGATTATCAAACTGCTGTTACCGCAGAAGAGATGAACTTAAACGTGGTGACTGCCGCTATGAATGGTGGTGAAGATTATGAACTATTGTTTACCGTATCATTAGACAAGCACGAAGAGATTTCTCAAATTGAGGGTGTTTCTGTTATTGGTCATATTACCGCCGAAAGTTTGGGCTGTGCAATGATTACCCGCGATGGCACAGAGATTACCCTTAAGGCTCAAGGCTGGGAGCATGTTTAG
- a CDS encoding DMT family transporter: MNNKVKGYFLGAISAATYGMNPLFTLPLYNDGMDADSVLFFRYLFAIPILAIMLKWRRRSFKIERRQILPLFIMGVLFAASSLTLYMSYNYMDAGIASTLLFVYPVMVAAIMTLFFKEKLTLQTVLCIVMALVGIGLLYEGGEEGTLSLAGTLLVLGSALAYAIYIVGINRVGLENMATIKVTFYVLLFGWGLFAFRSLFFGDGILLPNTWYMWGNIISLALFPTAISLICTTTAIQEIGSTPTAILGVLEPATAIFFGITVFGEVLTPRDCIGLACIIASVCLVVAGGKNITYTLIRFRKMFPKLPIRRKGIKIVRSRRN; this comes from the coding sequence ATGAACAACAAAGTTAAGGGATACTTTTTAGGTGCTATTTCGGCAGCAACATACGGAATGAATCCGCTATTTACTTTACCGCTGTATAACGATGGTATGGATGCCGACTCTGTACTGTTTTTCAGATACCTTTTTGCTATTCCTATTTTAGCCATTATGTTAAAGTGGCGAAGACGTAGTTTTAAGATTGAACGCCGACAAATTTTACCTCTCTTTATTATGGGAGTTTTGTTTGCTGCATCTTCGCTTACCCTCTATATGAGTTATAACTATATGGATGCGGGTATTGCATCTACCCTACTCTTTGTTTACCCTGTTATGGTGGCGGCAATAATGACACTGTTCTTTAAAGAGAAACTCACTCTTCAAACTGTTTTATGTATTGTTATGGCTCTTGTGGGCATTGGACTGCTTTATGAAGGTGGAGAAGAGGGGACACTGAGTCTTGCCGGCACTCTGCTTGTATTGGGCTCTGCTCTGGCATACGCTATATACATTGTTGGTATCAACAGAGTAGGATTGGAGAATATGGCGACCATTAAGGTTACATTTTATGTTCTTCTTTTTGGTTGGGGACTGTTTGCTTTCCGCTCACTATTTTTTGGCGATGGTATATTGTTACCCAACACTTGGTATATGTGGGGTAATATTATCTCTCTTGCTCTCTTCCCCACTGCAATATCATTAATTTGCACAACCACAGCCATTCAAGAGATTGGTTCTACTCCTACTGCTATACTGGGTGTTCTTGAACCTGCCACTGCTATATTCTTTGGTATTACAGTTTTTGGAGAGGTTCTTACTCCTCGCGACTGCATAGGTCTGGCATGTATTATTGCTTCGGTTTGTTTGGTTGTTGCAGGAGGAAAGAATATTACCTACACTCTTATCCGATTTAGGAAGATGTTCCCTAAACTTCCAATCCGTCGCAAAGGCATTAAGATTGTGAGAAGCAGAAGAAACTAA
- a CDS encoding nucleotide exchange factor GrpE: MSKEKKSQNINETEEINDFKQSEEVQNIVPETEATSDQEGTETDTLSAEVASLAEKVEQLTKEKLLLMADFDNYRKRTIKEKADLIKSGGEECLKNLLPIIDDFERSLQAINSATDIEALVEGVNLIYNKFKGYLAQNGVKEIETTDAPFNTEYHEAVTTFPVEDPDKKGKVIDCVQKGYTMNDKVIRYSKVVVGE; encoded by the coding sequence ATGAGCAAGGAGAAAAAATCGCAAAACATTAATGAAACTGAGGAGATAAACGATTTTAAACAATCAGAAGAGGTGCAAAATATAGTACCCGAAACAGAGGCAACTTCGGACCAAGAGGGTACAGAAACTGACACATTGTCAGCAGAAGTGGCATCTTTGGCAGAAAAAGTAGAGCAACTGACAAAAGAAAAACTTCTTCTTATGGCAGATTTTGATAACTATCGTAAACGTACCATAAAAGAGAAAGCAGATTTAATAAAATCAGGAGGAGAAGAGTGTTTGAAAAATTTATTGCCAATCATTGATGATTTTGAAAGAAGTTTACAAGCCATAAATTCGGCAACCGATATTGAGGCATTAGTAGAGGGTGTAAATCTAATATACAATAAATTCAAAGGCTATCTTGCTCAAAACGGAGTAAAAGAGATAGAGACAACCGATGCTCCATTTAATACAGAGTATCACGAGGCAGTAACAACATTCCCCGTTGAAGATCCCGATAAAAAAGGTAAAGTAATTGATTGCGTTCAGAAAGGATATACAATGAACGACAAAGTGATACGATACTCAAAAGTAGTAGTTGGAGAATAA
- the dnaJ gene encoding molecular chaperone DnaJ, translating to MAEKRDYYEVLEVSKTATPEEIKKAYRKKAIQYHPDKNPGDKEAEEKFKEAAEAYEVLSDPQKKARYDQYGHAGMGGAGGFGGGFGGGMSMEDIFSQFGDIFGGHFGGFGGFGGFGGGSRKRTNRGTDLRVKVKLTLKEISTGVEKKIKVKKYVACEHCNGTGAENGTAYTTCSNCNGSGVVTKVQQTFLGAMQSTTTCPHCNGEGKTITKKCPHCNGEGIEKEDEVITINIPAGVMDGMQLSMRGKGNAARHGGTPGDLLILIEEESHPDLLRDENDLIYNVLLDFPTAALGGSIEIPTIDGKVKVKIEPGTQPGKVLRLRGKGLPSVNHYGVGDLLVNISVYVPENLNSEERKTLEKYRDANNFAPTKSVKERIFSKIRRMFD from the coding sequence ATGGCTGAAAAAAGAGACTATTATGAGGTGTTAGAGGTCTCAAAGACCGCTACACCCGAAGAGATAAAAAAGGCTTATCGTAAAAAAGCGATACAATATCATCCTGATAAAAATCCGGGAGACAAAGAGGCTGAAGAGAAATTTAAAGAGGCAGCTGAGGCATACGAAGTGCTAAGCGATCCCCAAAAGAAAGCACGTTACGATCAGTACGGACATGCAGGAATGGGAGGAGCAGGAGGCTTTGGAGGAGGCTTCGGTGGCGGAATGAGTATGGAAGATATCTTCTCTCAATTTGGCGATATATTCGGAGGTCACTTTGGAGGCTTTGGCGGATTTGGAGGCTTTGGTGGTGGATCACGTAAACGCACCAATAGAGGAACAGATCTTAGAGTAAAAGTAAAACTAACCCTTAAAGAGATATCAACAGGCGTAGAGAAGAAGATAAAAGTAAAAAAATATGTAGCCTGTGAGCATTGTAACGGAACAGGAGCCGAAAACGGAACAGCATACACCACTTGTAGTAACTGTAACGGAAGCGGTGTTGTAACCAAAGTTCAACAAACATTCTTAGGGGCAATGCAATCAACAACTACCTGTCCACATTGTAATGGTGAGGGTAAAACCATTACAAAAAAATGTCCTCACTGTAATGGCGAGGGAATTGAAAAAGAGGATGAGGTTATAACAATCAATATTCCTGCAGGAGTAATGGATGGAATGCAACTCTCAATGCGAGGTAAAGGAAATGCAGCGCGTCATGGAGGAACACCGGGAGATCTATTAATATTAATAGAGGAGGAGTCGCACCCCGATTTACTACGTGATGAAAACGATTTGATATATAATGTGCTTCTTGATTTCCCTACTGCGGCTCTTGGTGGAAGTATTGAGATACCAACAATTGACGGAAAGGTAAAAGTAAAAATAGAACCAGGAACACAACCCGGAAAAGTTTTACGTTTAAGAGGTAAAGGTTTACCCTCTGTAAATCACTATGGAGTAGGAGATCTGTTAGTGAATATATCGGTATATGTTCCGGAAAATCTAAATTCTGAAGAGCGTAAAACATTAGAAAAATATCGCGATGCAAATAACTTCGCTCCAACTAAATCAGTTAAGGAGAGGATATTTTCTAAAATTAGACGTATGTTCGATTAA